From the genome of Nerophis ophidion isolate RoL-2023_Sa linkage group LG25, RoL_Noph_v1.0, whole genome shotgun sequence, one region includes:
- the LOC133543090 gene encoding BTB/POZ domain-containing protein 1-like, which yields MATGGGGLASNHDARESPSNSARSGAAVALSNLPNSPPGPPVPPVPPGPREPVPPVPPGPREPAYNWQATKSSLKERFAYLFNKQLLSDVSFVVGKGRQAQRIPAHKFVLAAGSAVFDAMFNGAMATTSTEIEVPDAEPAAFLSLLRFLYSDDVHTCAETVMSTLNTAKKYAVPALASHCVDFVSKHLRADNAFLLLTQARLYDEPQISSLCFDTIDKSTAEAVNADAFTDIDLDTLCAVLERDSLSIRENRLFGAVVRWAEAECCRQQLPPTPDNKQKVLGKALPLIRFPLMSVEKIPAVNPKARGGCSDRPRCCLRGEECSINRFQQVESRWGYSGTSDRIRFNVSRRISIVGFGLYGSIHGHTDYQVNIQILESDKHLTLGQNDTAFSCDGTSNTFRVLFTEPVEVLPNVSYTACATLKGPDSHYGTKGLKKVSQESAAGTKTTFVFFKSPGNNNGTSVEDGQIPEIIYYRLD from the exons ATGGCGACCGGCGGCGGCGGCTTGGCGTCCAACCATGACGCCCGAGAGTCGCCGTCCAACTCGGCCCGGAGTGGAGCAGCAGTGGCGCTCTCCAACCTGCCAAACTCCCCTCCTGGACCCCCTGTCCCGCCTGTCCCCCCTGGTCCCCGGGAGCCTGTCCCCCCTGTGCCGCCCGGTCCCCGGGAGCCAGCGTACAACTGGCAGGCCACCAAGAGCTCGCTGAAGGAGCGCTTTGCTTACCTTTTCAACAAGCAGCTGCTGAGTGACGTCAGCTTCGTGGTGGGCAAGGGCAGGCAGGCCCAGAGGATACCGGCCCATAAGTTCGTGTTGGCCGCTGGCAGTGCCGTCTTTGATGCCATGTTCAACGGGGCCATGGCCACGACCTCCACCGAGATAGAGGTGCCCGACGCGGAACCGGCAGCCTTCCTCTCTTTGCTCAG GTTTCTGTACTCTGATGACGTCCACACCTGTGCAGAGACGGTCATGTCCACTCTTAACACGGCCAAGAAATACGCCGTGCCGGCGCTGGCCAGCCACTGTGTGGACTTTGTCAGCAAGCACCTGAGAGCAGACAACGCATTCCTGCTCCTCACACAG GCCAGGTTGTATGACGAGCCCCAGATCTCCAGTCTGTGTTTCGACACCATCGACAAAAGTACTGCGGAGGCGGTAAACGCGGACGCTTTCACCGACATAGACCTCG ACACTCTGTGTGCGGTGCTGGAGAGAGACTCGCTCAGCATCAGGGAGAACCGTCTCTTCGGAGCGGTGGTCCGTTGGGCCGAGGCTGAGTGTTGCAGACaacagcttcctcccacccccgACAATAAGCAGAAGGTACTAGGAAAAGCTCTCCCGCTCATCCGCTTCCCGCTCATGAGTGTTGAGAAGATCCCTGCAG TGAACCCCAAAGCACGTGGCGGCTGCAGCGACAGACCCCGCTGCTGCCTGCGAGGAGAGGAATGCAGCATCAACCGTTTCCAGCAGGTGGAGAGTCGCTGGGGCTACAGTGGTACCAGCGACAGAATCAG ATTCAACGTCAGCAGACGAATATCTATAGTGGGTTTTGGTCTGTATGGTTCCATCCATGGGCACACCGACTATCAGGTCAACATCCAG ATCCTGGAGAGCGACAAGCACCTGACTCTGGGCCAGAACGACACAGCCTTCAGTTGTGATGGCACCTCCAACACCttcagagtcctgttcacagAGCCGGTAGAAGTCCTTCCTAACGTCAGCTACACCGCCTGTGCAACTTTAAAG GGACCAGACTCACACTACGGCACCAAGGGCCTGAAGAAAGTCAGCCAGGAGTCGGCAGCGGGGACCAAGACCACCTTCGTCTTCTTCAAGTCCCCCGGGAACAACAACGGTACTTCGGTGGAGGACGGCCAGATACCGGAGATCATCTACTACAGACTGGACTga